GTACATGGGAAAATACAGATAAGCCTTTTTTGATTGTTTGAAAAATACAAGCATCTGTGTTTGTTAGGATAATCAAAGTAAACGTTTTCGCTGAAACCCTGACCAATATAATGTTTGAGAGATTTTTGAGGTTCTGTAGGTGCTTGTAAAATTTTCAAACCGGCTTCTATCATGGGTTTTAGCTGGTGAAGCCAGGTTGGATTTAAGGAAGAATTGCGAAATTTCAGTTTTTTCTTGGTTTTTTAGCAAGGTGCTTGTAAACTTGAGTTGGAGCGCCTGCTGGTTGAGCCTTTCAGCCTTCGCTCTGATTAAACCTTAGATACCGTAAGGTGTTGAGCACTAGCAGAACCAGGACGATTTGATGGACTACTACCACTGATTAAACCTTAGATACCGTAAGGTGTTGAGCACAAGAGGGATTTCCCGTATACTGATTGGCGCTGATCTGATTAAACCTTAGATACCGTAAGGTGTTGAGCACGATATTAACTTGTCCGGTAAATTTCCAGACTGATACTGATTAAACCTTAGATACCGTAAGGTGTTGAGCACAGACTAAGCTAGTAATTTTTATTTGCAATAATTAAGGCTGATTAAACCTTAGATACCGTAAGGTGTTGAGCACTTCACCATTTGTCAAAATAGCCGCTTGTCCGTTTCCTGATTAAACCTTAGATACCGTAAGGTGTTGAGCACATTTTTACTACTTTAAAACTTCTGATGCCTACAAACTGATTAAACCTTAGATACCGTAAGGTGTTGAGCACTCTCTGATCCACTTCTCAGGATCGTTACTCCAAAAGCTGATTAAACCTTAGATACCGTAAGGTGTTGAGCACAAAAGTAGTACATTTCCTCAAAATGGCATTTTAGCCTGATTAAACCTTAGATACCGTAAGGTGTTGAGCACCTTTATCAACTTTCTTCTTCGACTTGAACATATCCCTGATTAAACCTTAGATACCGTAAGGTGTTGAGCACATTTGCGCCCACAACCATCGGAGCTACAATGCGGCTCTCTGATTAAACCTTAGATACCGTAAGGTGTTGAGCACAGTAACCAGTAAGTAGCAAACAAGTAACAGGTTTTCTGATTAAACCTTAGATACCGTAAGGTGTTGAGCACCCAATAGGCGTTGAGCACTTTCGAGCTTGACAGGTACTGATTAAACCTTAGATACCGTAAGGTGTTGAGCACGTAGCGGTAACTTATCATCGATTCGAGGTAGCTTAAACTGATTAAACCTTAGATACCGTAAGGTGTTGAGCACTCATTACCAACACTTCGGATAAGTGGTGGCAACATACTGATTAAACCTTAGATACCGTAAGGTGTTGAGCACGAGGTCTTCTGGAAACCAATAATCACTGCGCTTCCGCTGATTAAACCTTAGATACCGTAAGGTGTTGAGCACGAATTATTAGAGCAACTAAGAGAATATTTGTAATAACCTGATTAAACCTTAGATACCGCAAGGTGTTGAGCACCTTAGCTTGATTAATGTCAGGTATCGAGAAATCGAACTAATTAAACCTTAGATACCGCAAGGTGTTGAGCACTCTTTTATGTTTCTCTCATCTCGTGTGCTGAGTTTCTAATTAAACCTTAGATACCGCAAGGTGTTGAGCACGATAGAGAAGGAGCGCAAAAAGCTAAAAAGACACCACCTGATTAAACCTTAGATACCGTGAGGTGTTGAGCACTTTGAGCTTAAGCTGCTGGTTTTGAGTGTTAAAGCTGATTAAACCTTAGATACCGTGAGGTGTTGAGCACCAAATGGGAAAATTGAAAACGAGCTAGCCACAGAACTGATTAAACCTCAGATACTGCAAGGTGTTGAGCACAAGTTGTTCCAGAAGGATATTAGATAATGGAAGTTCTGATTAAACCTTAAATACCCCCACTATCTAGGAAAGCACAAAAAATTGAGATCGAGTCATTTACATATGACTATAATGATGACTATAATAATAGTCAATAATACCAAAGCCTAATTTCACTCTAATCTTTGCTCCTGAAATCATCGCTCACCTTAGAGCGATCGATAAAAAGTATCACAATTTGATTCGAGAAACGATTGCCGAACAATTATCTTACACACCTCTTGAAATCACTCGAAACCGCAAGCCAATGGAACAACCAGCCCCATTTAGTGCAACCTGGGAACTTCGTTTTGGCTCTCAAAATTGCTTTCGCGTGTTTTATGAGGTGAATACAGTAGAGCAAACGGTTCTGATTTTAGCCATTGGTGTCAAAGATAGAGAAATATTACTCATTGGCGGAGAGGAAGTTGAGTTATGAAAATTGCACCAATTGCAGATGTAAAAGCACAACTCAGTGCGTATGTAGAACAGGCTCAAAGTGGACCGATTGTGATTACTCGCAATGGCAAAGCAGTAGCGGTTTTAATTGCTCCAACTGATGATGAGGATTTAGAAAACCTTTTGCTATCGCGATCGCCTCGGTTTCAAAAAATTCTGAATCAATCACGGCAAAGTATACAATCTGGAAAAGGATTATCTGCTGATGCACTTTGGGAAGTTGTAGAACAAAACACTGAAGAACCAGGGACTTGATTTGAATTGTTAAGTTAGTTGAGATCCCCGTTTAATGACCCGCTATCTGTGACCTTTCCTGACCCCGATCGTTCCATCGGAGAAAGTCGCTACATTATTATTGGCATATCTGGGTTTGAAAAACTCCTAGTTGTCGCACACACAGATCGAGGAGAAAAGATACGAATTATCAGTGCCCGAAAAGCTACCCGTCAGGAGAAGAGGTTTTATGAAGAAGGAAGTTGAGAACGAAATGGAAGACGAATTACGTTCTGAATATGACTTTGCTCAAATGGAGGGAGGTGTGAGAGGAAAGTATGTTGAGCGATATCGTGCAGGAACAAACTTAGTGCTTTTAGATCCAGATGTTGCCCAAGCTTTTCCAACTGATGCAGCAGTGAATGACGCACTGAGGCTGTTGATTCAGGTTGCACAATGCCAGCAGCTTAACAATGCTGTACAACTCCCAGAACAGAGTTTCTAAGTATAGCCTTTCCCAAGCAACTGAGGTACACCTAAATTTTTTGAACCTTTATTAAAACACAAACAGATTTCAAATCGTACCTCACCAGACTGGTAAATGCTGTAACGAAGCATTGAAGAACCAGAAACATGATTTGAATACTTCTCATGATACTATATATTTAGGGTTGTATAAATTTATATTTATGCCTGTTACTGAACTGCTACAAGATTTGCAAAAGCTATCTCGTGCTGACAAGTTAAAAGTCATGCAATTTCTGATACTGGAACTTTCTAGAGAGGAAGAAACTGAAAGCTCTTTATATAAGTTCCAATCTCATGTAAATGACACGATGAATTCACCCTATGATTCTTATGAAGCGGCTCATAAGATGAACAAAATGCTAGAAGATTATAAGCATAGTAAAAATGTCTAAAAGGCAAAGCTTTGCGTACACTAACAAGAAAAATAATTTAGGTTTGACTCTCCATGTACCATTTTTGGGCTTAATACTGAATCATAGAGATCGCTTCTTACAAGTAACTGCTTTGCTTGATACAGGTGCTGATGTCAATGTTTTGCCATATAATATCGGAGAGCAGCTAGGAGCAGTTTGGGAAGAACAAACAACAACATTGCAACTGGGAGGAAATTTAAGTCAATTTCCAGCACGAGGGTTAATTTTGATAGCGACTGTAGGTGAGTTTTCACCAGTTCCTTTGGTATTTGCTTGGAGTCAGTCCAATAATGTCCCTTTACTGCTTGGTCATGTCAACTTTTTTGCTGAGTTTGATGTATGCTTCTACACCTCTCAGTTGTCTTTTGAAATCAGCTTAAAGCAGACAAACTAGAGTGTAATTGGGCTGCATTTAAATCTTGTCCTTCCTGATTAAACCTGAGATACAAGGAATTAAGCTCGGTAAGCATGGAAAGACTTGAAACTGTTGCCGATCGCTGAACTCATTGCCTTCATAAAAGTATTGAAACCCGATCTCCTTTGAGCGATTTGAGCGCAAAGGTTTCTCCCAAAATGAATTTCTCAGGCGGTACATTGCGCCACAATAACTGATGCAGTTGAGCGCGATGAATTCCGATAACGGGTAACTCGGAGTTATCGAGCGCAATATTCACTAACTCAAAGCCACGTTGGGAATTGAATTGATAGTTTGTAATAAAATAACCAACCCGCATCGCTTCTTCCAACAAGCTTAAGTTCTTCAAGATATGGGTTGCGTTTGCCCAAAGCGCAATCCCAGCCCCAACTTCTTGCAACTCTTTTGTTCGCTCGTAAACGACAGGCTCAAAACCAGCACGAAGAAGGGCGAGTGCAGTTGCAGCACCGCCAATTCCACCACCAATGATGATGACTTTTTTCATAATTTTTTGAATTATCGACAGACTTGTCAGTTTTTTACCCTTTATCAAACAGGTTTTCTACAGTTTTGTCAACTGACTATTCAGTCGGGAAAAGGTATACTGATTCATAAGTTCTTCAAATCTTATAACAACTGTGGTGCGTACAAAATCTGAAAAAGTCAAGAATACCAAGCAAGAGAGAGATGCTGAAGCAACTCAATCTGTGATTTTGGCAGCTGCGGAAGAAGAATTTGCCCAACACGGTTTTACAGCAGCGCGAACAGAAGCAATCGCAGCCAAAACAGGTGTTGCAAAGTCAATGATTTATTACTACTTCAAAGATAAAGAAGGTTTGTATCAAGCGGTGTTGGAGCGATCGCATACAGATCTGTTACAAACAATTCAGCAATTACAGTTAGAGCATTTGTCACCTGAAGTCGCGTTGGAAAGATTTTTGAGAGCATTGCTCGGTTGTGTATCGCGTAACCCAAAACTTCCGACTATCATGTTTCACGAAGCAGTGCAAAACCAGGGAAAGTACTATAAACGCAGTAGTTCTGTGAGTATTGATACTGCTTTGATCGCAATTTTAGAACAAGGCTTGGCTGAGGGGGTATTTCGCCCACTCAATCCGTTTCAGTCTGCAATTAATATTATGGGAACTTGTTTGTTCTATTTTATTGGTGCGGGAAACATTCAGCAAATTCCCCAAGGTAAACGGCTTTTTAGCAAAGCAATGCTCGAACAACACACCACTGAAGCGATCGCGCTTATCCTAGCAGGTGTGCGACAATCCTGACTGCGGCTTTGTTCTGATTTTAGCCCTTGGTGTCAAAGATAGAGAAATATTACTCATTGGCGGAGAGGAAGTTGAGTTATGAAAATTGCAATAAAAATATATAAAAGAAAAAGCTTTGCGTACACTAAAAAGAAAAATAATTTAGGTTTGACTCTCCATGTACCATTTTTGGACTTAGTACTGAAACATGGGGATCTACATAGAGACTCATGTAAAGGACTTAATAAAAAATAGCTAACTCACTTGTGTAGCAGTTTATATTACTGCCATTTCAGAGGTTGAATCAGGGGAAGCTGGCTCAAAATGCAGTATCATAAATTGGTCTGGACGTAAACCAATCGACTCATAAGTACGCCCCGCCGCGATCGCTAAACTCAACTTCAAACGCCGTACCACCAGCCAAGACTTCTACCACCGTCCCTACCTGTCCGCGTAACAGGTTGTCATCGGGAAGGTCAATTGTCAATGCAACAATATCAAATAATTTGACTCTCGTCGTTCTCATCCGATCTCACCTTTGATTCCAGTTCGGCTTTTACATTTAATGGTACTATCGTCGATGATGGCAATGAAATATTTTTCATTCAAACTAACGATTTATCGGTAATTACTGGTAATGTAAATAAGGATATCTAGGAATTAAGAATCGGTCACTGGTTAATGTTGGGTTTCGTTCCTCAACCCAACCTACACCCTTCTGAATTTTTTATTACGGATTACGAATTATTCGGTTATTGATCATTGGTTAATGTTGGGTTTCGTTCCTCAACCCAACCTACGCCATTCTGAATTTTTTATTACGAATTACTCGTTTACTGGTTACTGGTCACTGGTCACTGGTCACTGCTCACTGATTACTGGTCACTGGTTACTGTTCCTGATGCGGGGAAGTATTTTTCTATGACTTCACCCACAGACAAAAATAATATTCCAGAGAAAATTCCTGCTCCCATAATATTTAATTCTGTACTTCCCAAGAGTTCTAAATGGGAATTAAAACGAGTGACTATTAAAAGAGATATTGACGAACAACTGCTTGCGATTAAAGATAGCTTAACACTGGTTCTAGAAAAAGTATAACGTTTTCCTTGACTCATTAAATAAGCAGCAAAAGGAACAATAACTGCACCTACATAAGCAGCGTAAAAAGCCACAATTAAACTGACAATTTCGCCTCCTCTTAAGGCGACTATTAAACCAAAAAGTGAATTTCCAAAGGTGACAAGTAATTGAGTGCCAAGCGATACTGGCAAAATATGAAAATCAAAAATAATTTTGCTCTGTACTCTTAATATACTGCTACCAATACCGAGTGAGGGAACTAATAAAGATATAATCAACGCAATCCCCAAGGGTTTGTCAGTTCCACCACCAATCCAAGACAGAATATAGGGTAGTGTTTCTTTACCACCTATGTCATCAGGTAAAATTCCGGCTTGATGAGCGGCTGTCACAAGGGTTGAAGGTAATAAAGCAAGCAACAGTAATACAGTACCAGCTAAAAGACATCCTTTATACAGACTTTTTATATCTTTTGCTTGAACGAGATACATTTGGTACTTCATATCTATAAGTACCAATAAAACTGTAGATAGTGTTATACCTATTGTTGTTGGTAAGCTTTCTGTTTGAAGTGAATTTGCAAAATCTATGGGCGATCGCAAATACTCAGGAAATCCATGCAGCACCCACAGCCCGTAAAGCAGAGCTAAAAAATTGACAAATAGTAACCCTCTCAATATCCAACCTGCTTTCTCTACTGGTAATAGGGAGATAATCGCAAACAAAGTTGCTAAAACAATCATTGAGGGTATAGGCGGGATGCCAAAGACTTTGAGGATGGAAGCTGCTGAAATTAACTGAACTGCTTCAATTCCAATCAGAGAAGCCCAAGACATTAGCCCCACAAATATTTTCACTCCACTTCCATAAGCAGAACCGAGGAGAGTCCAAATTTGTTCTGTTTGCGTCCAGTAAAACTTTGCTAATGCTATGAGAGCAATTGTACCCAAGCCAAGAGAGACAGCATAAAGGCTACCAGCCGCACCATGAGTTAGGGATTTCTCTGCTGTTCCTAAAAGAAATCCCAAACCATAATGTGCTGAAACCAATAAAGCCGCCAGGGAGAAAGTATCTAACCTGCGGTGATTCATCATCAGTGACCAGTGACCAGTGATCAGTGAGCAGTACTGATTACTGTTTTAAATTTCTTCTACAATTGTAACTGGCTCGTTGCTCAACTTTAGCAGCTCGTAAAGATCGTAGGCGAATAAATCTTCTTGGCTTGGTTCTTCTGTCTGACTTGTAGCTACAATCGGTTCGCCGTAGCCTTTCGTTCTACCAATAAGTAAAAGTTTTTTACCAGCACACTCACCAATTTCCTTGAATTGGTTCTCTGGCAAAAAGGTAACGTGTTCGGTAAAGAATGTGCGATTTTGGATAGGCATTTTATCCTCCTTAATTTTGAACTAGACCTACTTAGCAATAAACGTGGCTCATCGCTAGCTATGCACGGTTTTTTAAGATGTGCTGTTACTTGATACATAGGAGGATCTAGGGACACGGCTTAATACAAGCTGCTACCATTGATACTCCTTCCAATGCCGACGGAGTTAGCTGACGGGCTAAGGCTGGAAGGTGCCTTTCTCTATCCAAAGATTCGCCCCAATACATTGGTTCCTCCGCTTCTAACCCAGTTACTTAGATTCCTCAACCACAGAACTGAATTGAATTAGGCGACTTTTCCCAATCAATACATAAAATAATACTGAAACGCCAAAGCAGTCAATCTCTATTTTACCTTCTCAACGCAATCTTTACTTAAAGGATGTTTGTAAAGTCTTAATTCATACTTGCCTGGTGAAGACAAGGTTGTTGCTATTGTGGAGTTCTCTAAGTGCGCTACGCACTAACTTTGAGCTAATTGTTCTATAAGTTGAAATAGGTTTTTTTCAATTTGCCCAAGAGCTTCTAGAGCAGAAGTTTTATCTATATCGTGAACTAGCCAGTATTCAGTTTTCTCTGCCCATTGAGGAAAGCGCTCATTCATCAGTGGTCCGTGTTCTAACTCATCTAGGGCAATAATTCTAGAAGCTGCTTGAAAATCTTGCTCGCTTGCTAGCTTAGGAAACCGTTCATCATCAGTTACATTTACCAATCGCACGGCTAAAGCCTCAAGCGCATATCGGGAAATCGGTCCCACATTATTTACTCCTCGCTCAATTGCCAAGCCTCGTGAATCAGCCTGCCAATCTAACCCCTGCTTAGTTGCCAACCAATTAAAAAGATGTTCGGCAAAGCGGCTGCGGTAGTAGTTACCTGTACAAAGGAACAAGATTTTCTTCATTGAGAATGACCAAATGATTGTCAGTCAACCGACGAGTGCTTTTTACTAGCAAATGAGATAATTTGCTACATATCTACTGTACGTTCAATCATCACTTTTAAAACATCCTCTTCAGGAATAAGAATGAAATATAAAGTATAAATTTTTACAATTAATCTTTCAGACTTCCTCCTTTATCCTTTCCAATGAATCCGATCCCAAACCAAGATATGCGCTAACGTAGGGGGTGAACCTCTATAAAAGCGTCATCACAGGGCAAATAGTTATTTCGGTCAGGGAGAAAAATGAGGTTGCGGTCTATCTAACGATCAGGAGTTGGCTATGCATGAACTAGTTCAAACTGTTGTAAACAGTGATGAGAAGACGGCTCTGCGTCAGTTGGTCTACGATCTAAGTGCTTCTGGGAAGAAATACTTCCTGAGAAACGAAATTTTGCAAGCTTTTGCGGACTATTGCAACCAATCGCAAAAGCCAGCCTACTTTTTTCACTCTTCTTCTCTAGGCAAACTGATTCACTACACTCATGAAATCATTCTAGAAGAGGAAAGTGCCTGGTTCCTTCTCCGACCTCGGATAGGTGTCCAAGAAGCTTGGAGATTGGGAGCAAATTTGACAAGCTTTGAGCAAATGACGCCGCAAGAACTGCTTGATGTGCGCGATCGCCGTGTGGAGCGCTACCAGCCTCAAATCTTAGAAATAGACTTCCGCCCGTTCCACCACGGTTCTCCCAAAATCGACGATCCCAGAAATATTGGTCAAGGACAGGGGTTTCTCAATCGGTACTTGTGTTCTCAAGTGCTGACAGCCCCTGAGTATTGGTTGGAAGTTCTGTACGATGTTCTGAGACGACGCCAGTATGATGGCATTCCCTTACTGATCAACGGTCGCATTCTCTCAGGAACTCAGCTCGCCCAACAAGTTAGACTAGCTATTAGTTTGTTGAGCGATCGCCAACCGAGCGAACCTTACGAAAAATTCCGCTATGAATTGCAAGACTTGGGCTTTGAACCGGGTTGGGGAAACACAGCATCTCGCGTACTGGAGACCCTAGCACTCCTCAACCGACTGATTGACACTGCTGAACCTGCCATTTTAGAAGCCTTTGTTTCCCGTGTTCCCTCTGTCTTCCGTGTTGTGCTTATTTCCGTACACGGCTGGGTTGGACAGGAAGGAGTGATGGGAAGACCCGAAACAGCAGGTCAAGTCATTTACGTTCTCGAACAAGCCCGCAGTTTAGAAAACAAACTCCGCGAAGAAATCCAACTTGCAGGGTTGGAAGTTCTTGGTATCCAACCGCAAGTTACCATACTTACCCGCCTGATTCCCAACTGTGAAGGAACACAATGTAACTTGCGCCTAGAAAAAGTTCAAGGGACAGAGAATGCCTGGATTTTACGGGTTCCCTTTGTAGACTTTAATCCCAAGATTACGCAAAACTGGATTTCTAAATTTGAAATTTGGCCTTATCTTGAAACATATGCCTTAGAAGCAGAAAGAGAGTTATTGGCACAATTTCGAGGCAAACCAGACCTGATTATCGGTAACTACAGCGATGGTAACTTAGTTGCTTTTCTCCTAGCACGTCGTTTAAAAGTCACTCATTGTAACATTGCTCACTCTCTAGAAAAGCCCAAACACTTATTTAGCAATTTGTATTGGCAAGACTTAGAAGACAAATACCATTTTTCAGCCCAATACACAGCAGATTTAATTGGTATAAATGCGGCAGACTTTATTGTGACATCGACCTATCAAGAGATTGTGGGGACACCCGACACAATGGGTCAATATGAGTCATACAAAAATTTTACAATGCCAGCGTTGTATCATGTGGTTGACGGAATTGACCTGTTCAGTTCTAAGTTCAACACGGTACCACCAGGGGTAAACGAACATATTTTCTTCCCCTACAATCAAAAAGAACACCGCGATCCCAACCTTCAATCACGAGTCAAAGACCTACTCTTTACCCGTGAAGATTCGCAAATTCTTGGGCATTTAGAGAACACAAGCAAGAGACCAATTTTTGCTGTTGGTAGCACCACTCCTATAGATAACCTTGCAGGATTGGCAGAATGTTTTGGTCGAAGTCAAGATTTACAAGAACGTTGCAATTTAATTATCCTTTCTGACAAATTACATCCAGAGCAAGCGACAAACTCAGACGAAGCAGGAGAAATCGAACGGCTTCACAACATTATTAATGAATACAATCTTCACGGACGCATTCGTTGGGTAGGTATGCACATTCCCCTCATTGAAATTGGGGAAGCTTACCGCGCGATCGCCGATTGTGGGGGTCTTTTTGTTCATTTTGCCCGGTATGAAGCTTTTGGTAGAACCATTCTTGAAGCGATGAGTTGTGGGTTACCAATTTTTGCCACACAATTTGGCGGTTCTTTAGAAATTATTGAAGATGGTGAAAATGAATTTCATGTAAATCCTACAGATTTAGATGGAACAGCCAAGATAATATCAAACTTTATCGACCAATGCGATATGCAGCCAGAGCACTGGTATAAAATATCGGAGTGGGTAATTCAGCGTATCCGTAATAAATACAACTGGGAATTACATACCAAGCAGTTATTACTGCTTGCTAAACTTTACAGTTTTTGGAACTTTGTCAATCAGGAAAATAGCGAAGCTCGAGGGCGCTATTTAGAAACCTTATTCCATCTACTTTTCAAACCCAGAGCCGAAAAGATTTTAGAGCAGCATATGCAGAGGTAGGGATTTTGGATTTTGGATTTTGGATTTTGGATTTTGGATTGAAGAGAGGGGAGTGGGGAGTAGGTAGTAGGGAGTAGGGAGTAGGGAATTATTTTTTACCCCTAACCCCTAACCACTAACCACCAACAACTACCCACCAACAACTAACAACTAACAACTAACCACCAACCACCAATGAATACACAGCAATTCATTTATGAGGACTGGATACTTGTTGAAAACCAGTTTAACCCCAGTAAAGTTCACCATAGAGAAACCGTTTTCACAATTGGTAACGGTTATTTAGGAACGCGAGGAACTTTTGAAGAAGGTTATACTCACGCTCAACCAGCAACTTTTATTCACGGGGTTTACGATAACGTTCCTATTGTTTACACTGAACTCGCAAATTGCCCAGATTGGATACCGTTAATTGTCATTGTCGATGGCGATCGCTTCCGTTTAGAACGGGGTGAAGTCTTGAGCTATGAACGACAGCTTGATTTGCGGCGCGGTGTTCTCAGCCGCAAGGTACGATGGCGCAGTCCAAAAGGGAAAACGGTAGACCTTTATTTTGAACGTTTTGCCAGTCTGGCTGACGAACACGTGCTGGTATTGCGTGCTCAAGTGACACCTGTAGATTTTGAAGGTCTGATTGAAGTTCAAACGAGTATCAATGGTTATCCTGAAAATCAGGGTTTTAATCACTGGGAATTACTAGATCAGGGAAAAACTGATAAAGGATCTTGGCTGCAACTCCGTACCCGCAATACCCGCATCGAACTGGGCGTAGCGTCTGGCTTAAAAGTATCGGGAATTGATGCTCCGGTGCAAGTGAGCAATCCACCAGGTTACCCCACCTTTACTACCACGTTTCAAGCTGGGGTGGGAACAACTGTCACGGTAGATAAATTCGTCACACTTTTTACATCACGAGATGTGGAGAAACCCTTAGAAGC
This genomic interval from Scytonema hofmannii PCC 7110 contains the following:
- a CDS encoding type II toxin-antitoxin system Phd/YefM family antitoxin produces the protein MKIAPIADVKAQLSAYVEQAQSGPIVITRNGKAVAVLIAPTDDEDLENLLLSRSPRFQKILNQSRQSIQSGKGLSADALWEVVEQNTEEPGT
- a CDS encoding BrnT family toxin, which gives rise to MRSPFNDPLSVTFPDPDRSIGESRYIIIGISGFEKLLVVAHTDRGEKIRIISARKATRQEKRFYEEGS
- a CDS encoding FAD-dependent oxidoreductase, which produces MKKVIIIGGGIGGAATALALLRAGFEPVVYERTKELQEVGAGIALWANATHILKNLSLLEEAMRVGYFITNYQFNSQRGFELVNIALDNSELPVIGIHRAQLHQLLWRNVPPEKFILGETFALKSLKGDRVSILL
- a CDS encoding TetR/AcrR family transcriptional regulator, with the protein product MVRTKSEKVKNTKQERDAEATQSVILAAAEEEFAQHGFTAARTEAIAAKTGVAKSMIYYYFKDKEGLYQAVLERSHTDLLQTIQQLQLEHLSPEVALERFLRALLGCVSRNPKLPTIMFHEAVQNQGKYYKRSSSVSIDTALIAILEQGLAEGVFRPLNPFQSAINIMGTCLFYFIGAGNIQQIPQGKRLFSKAMLEQHTTEAIALILAGVRQS
- a CDS encoding DUF4926 domain-containing protein; the protein is MRTTRVKLFDIVALTIDLPDDNLLRGQVGTVVEVLAGGTAFEVEFSDRGGAYL
- a CDS encoding low molecular weight phosphatase family protein, encoding MKKILFLCTGNYYRSRFAEHLFNWLATKQGLDWQADSRGLAIERGVNNVGPISRYALEALAVRLVNVTDDERFPKLASEQDFQAASRIIALDELEHGPLMNERFPQWAEKTEYWLVHDIDKTSALEALGQIEKNLFQLIEQLAQS
- a CDS encoding sucrose synthase: MHELVQTVVNSDEKTALRQLVYDLSASGKKYFLRNEILQAFADYCNQSQKPAYFFHSSSLGKLIHYTHEIILEEESAWFLLRPRIGVQEAWRLGANLTSFEQMTPQELLDVRDRRVERYQPQILEIDFRPFHHGSPKIDDPRNIGQGQGFLNRYLCSQVLTAPEYWLEVLYDVLRRRQYDGIPLLINGRILSGTQLAQQVRLAISLLSDRQPSEPYEKFRYELQDLGFEPGWGNTASRVLETLALLNRLIDTAEPAILEAFVSRVPSVFRVVLISVHGWVGQEGVMGRPETAGQVIYVLEQARSLENKLREEIQLAGLEVLGIQPQVTILTRLIPNCEGTQCNLRLEKVQGTENAWILRVPFVDFNPKITQNWISKFEIWPYLETYALEAERELLAQFRGKPDLIIGNYSDGNLVAFLLARRLKVTHCNIAHSLEKPKHLFSNLYWQDLEDKYHFSAQYTADLIGINAADFIVTSTYQEIVGTPDTMGQYESYKNFTMPALYHVVDGIDLFSSKFNTVPPGVNEHIFFPYNQKEHRDPNLQSRVKDLLFTREDSQILGHLENTSKRPIFAVGSTTPIDNLAGLAECFGRSQDLQERCNLIILSDKLHPEQATNSDEAGEIERLHNIINEYNLHGRIRWVGMHIPLIEIGEAYRAIADCGGLFVHFARYEAFGRTILEAMSCGLPIFATQFGGSLEIIEDGENEFHVNPTDLDGTAKIISNFIDQCDMQPEHWYKISEWVIQRIRNKYNWELHTKQLLLLAKLYSFWNFVNQENSEARGRYLETLFHLLFKPRAEKILEQHMQR